One genomic region from Ptychodera flava strain L36383 chromosome 5, AS_Pfla_20210202, whole genome shotgun sequence encodes:
- the LOC139133447 gene encoding monocarboxylate transporter 13-like, which yields MNTSTTDIDEVEMVIKPNGSTRRTSKDEQQSLNERPTSRGPTKAPEGGWAWFIVLSAFINAAFLDGLGASLGVLLVTLKTYFNEGAGRVSLISSLGLFVFHSSGPISGSICEYAGEKKVTMIGAFICCAGLFMSGFMPNVTLLYLTIGFLMNFGLSLSYLPTFALLGKHFQKRHGLVNGLGYSGYGLGVMGLPPLCQLLIERYGWQGTVIILSGMCGNLFVAAAFLRLQIPMAKSNRENDTDSAKRGRLCMRLTRLLGFHIICMKPGMIGLLLAVGCTGASYGIFVTFFMQRADEIRIERMDASLLITAFGAASFLMRLVHGWFIDLRIVSPVCVLIGSITTWSALLLAFVFVTNYWGVMTLSVLLGLASGLTNSLPFVVFKDAIGRKHVASAFGLCLVSIGLGSLIGITIAGALYDMTGTSDVTFYSAAAWGFLHSVILTTTKIFGNVTPKADHDRRWRADDSQRQ from the exons ATGAATACTTCCACAACCGATATCGACGAAGTAGAGATGGTCATAAAGCCAAATGGCAGCACAAGGCGCACATCTAAAGACGAGCAGCAGAGTTTAAACGAGAGGCCCACATCTCGCGGTCCAACAAAAGCCCCCGAAGGAGGGTGGGCTTGGTTTATCGTACTCAGTGCATTTATAAATGCAGCATTTTTGGATGGACTTGGTGCTTCACTTGGCGTTTTGTTGGTGACGCTTAAAACATATTTCAACGAGGGAGCCGGAAGAGTGTCCCTTATTTCATCTTTGGGATTATTTGTCTTTCATTCGTCGG GTCCTATTTCAGGTTCAATCTGTGAATATGCAGGAGAGAAAAAGGTTACTATGATCGGCGCCTTCATTTGCTGTGCAGGTCTTTTCATGAGTGGGTTCATGCCCAACGTAACGTTGCTGTACTTGACAATTGGTTTCCTAATGA ACTTTGGCTTGTCGTTGTCTTATTTACCGACCTTCGCTCTACTCGGAAAACATTTCCAAAAACGACATGGTTTAGTCAACGGACTTGGATATTCAGGTTATGGACTTGGTGTGATGGGCTTACCACCCCTCTGTCAATTACTCATCGAGCGTTATGGATGGCAGGGAACTGTCATTATTCTCTCGGGAATGTGTGGAAACCTGTTTGTGGCAGCGGCGTTTCTACGCCTACAAATACCTATGGCAAAATCCAACAGAGAGAACGATACCGACAGTGCCAAGAGAGGGCGCCTGTGCATGCGCCTCACCCGTCTGCTCGGTTTTCACATCATCTGTATGAAACCAGGCATGATCGGCCTCTTATTGGCTGTCGGCTGTACCGGCGCTTCGTACGGAATTTTCGTCACTTTTTTCATGCAACGGGCAGACGAAATCCGCATCGAGAGAATGGATGCGTCGCTCTTAATTACGGCATTTGGAGCCGCTTCATTCCTGATGAGACTGGTACATGGCTGGTTCATCGACCTGAGAATTGTGTCACCTGTATGTGTTCTTATTGGAAGCATAACAACATGGAGCGCGCTTCTCCTGGCGTTCGTCTTTGTAACCAACTACTGGGGCGTCATGACACTAAGCGTGCTCCTTGGACTCGCGAGTGGTTTAACGAACTCGCTGCCTTTTGTAGTTTTTAAGGATGCAATAGGAAGAAAGCATGTGGCAAGTGCGTTTGGACTGTGTCTCGTTTCCATCGGACTTGGTAGTTTAATCGGGATAACAATTGCAG GGGCCCTGTATGACATGACTGGAACCTCTGACGTCACATTTTACTCGGCTGCTGCATGGGGATTTCTGCACTCTGTGATTCTCACTACCACCAAGATATTCGGAAACGTCACACCGAAGGCTGACCATGATAGGAGATGGAGAGCCGATGACAGCCAGCGCCAATGA